Proteins from a single region of Oreochromis niloticus isolate F11D_XX linkage group LG7, O_niloticus_UMD_NMBU, whole genome shotgun sequence:
- the LOC106096824 gene encoding troponin I, fast skeletal muscle, with protein sequence MSEKKMTSSRRHHLKSLMLQIAANWIEKEKQEIAVSKQNYVAEKCPPPALSGDQATLMETCKKLHALIDKIDEERYDLQIKVGKTDKEIDDLKIKVVDLAGVKKPALKKVRMSADAMLKALLGSKHTVNLDLRANLKQVKKEVKEEPAEAVGDWRKNIEDKADRKKMFEAS encoded by the exons ATGTCTGA AAAAAAGATGACTTCAAGCCGCAGGCATCATCTGAAG AGTTTGATGCTGCAGATCGCGGCGAACTGGATTGAaaaggagaaacaggaaattgcAGTCTCCAAACAGAACTACGTGGCAGAGAAGTGCCCCCCTCCTGCGCTGAGTGGAGACCAGGCAACTCTCATG GAAACCTGCAAAAAGTTGCACGCCCTCATCGACAAAATTGATGAAGAGAGGTACGACCTGCAGATCAAAGTGGGCAAGACTGATAAAGAG ATCGACGACCTGAAAATCAAAGTGGTCGACCTGGCTGGCGTGAAGAAGCCCGCTCTGAAGAAAGTGCGCATGTCCGCCGATGCCATGCTGAAAGCTCTGCTGGGCTCCAAACACACAGTTAACCTGGACCTGAGGGCCAACCTGAAGCAGGTCAAGAAGGAGGTGAAAGAGGAG CCTGCAGAAGCGGTGGGCGACTGGCGTAAGAACATTGAGGACAAGGCTGACAGGAAGAAGATGTTCGAGGCCTCCTAA
- the LOC100706087 gene encoding troponin I, fast skeletal muscle, with the protein MAIKVEQPNPRPSPYIPHRVNFLISDSLTASQPFSQSLQASSSSLCRVRNLKEATMSEGKKMTSSRRHHLKSLMLQIAANLLEQEADEIIATKEAYLAENCAALDLSGDQAALMDVCKKLHQAIDKIDEERYDTQVKVEKANKEINELKMKVIELAGVKKPALKKVRMSADAMLKALLGSKHTVNMDLRANLKQVKKEVKEEPAEVVGDWRKNIEDKADRKKMFETS; encoded by the exons ATGGCCATAAAAGTTGAACAGCCAAACCCCCGTCCAAGCCCATATATACCCCACAGAGTTAACTTTTTAATCAGTGACTCCCTCACTGCGTCCCAGCCCTTCAGCCAGTCTCTGCAGGCCTCCTCATCATCACTTTGTAG AGTCAGAAACCTGAAGGAAGCCACAATGTCTGA GGGAAAGAAGATGACGTCAAGCCGCAGGCATCATCTCAAG AGTTTAATGCTGCAAATCGCTGCTAACTTGCTCGAGCAGGAAGCTGATGAAATCATTGCCACCAAAGAAGCTTACCTCGCAGAGAACTGTGCCGCCCTCGACCTGAGCGGAGACCAGGCAGCTCTGATG GACGTCTGCAAAAAGCTGCATCAGGCCATTGATAAGATTGATGAGGAGAGATACGACACCCAGGTCAAGGTGGAAAAGGCCAACAAAGAG ATCAATGAACTGAAGATGAAGGTCATCGAGCTGGCCGGAGTGAAGAAACCTGCCCTGAAGAAAGTGCGTATGAGTGCCGACGCCATGCTTAAAGCTCTTCTGGGCTCCAAACACACGGTAAACATGGACCTCAGGGCCAACCTGAAGCAGGTCAAGAAGGAGGTGAAGGAGGAG CCTGCGGAGGTGGTGGGCGACTGGCGCAAGAACATTGAAGACAAGGCTGACAGGAAGAAGATGTTTGAGACCTCTTAA
- the LOC100706619 gene encoding troponin I, fast skeletal muscle: MTEGKKMTSSRRHHLKSLMLHIAANWIEQEKKDIAATKEAYLAENCPPPDLSGDMAALTDACKKLHAAIDKVDESRYDTEIKVLKADKEIEDLKLKVIDLAGVKKPALKKVRMSADAMLQALLGSKHKVTMDLRANLKQVKKEVKEEPADVGDWRKNIEDKADRKKMFESS, translated from the exons ATGACTGA GGGAAAGAAAATGACATCCAGCCGCAGGCATCATTTGAAG AGTTTGATGCTGCACATCGCCGCCAACTGGATCGAGCAGGAGAAGAAAGACATCGCAGCAACAAAGGAGGCCTATTTGGCTGAGAACTGCCCACCTCCTGACCTCAGCGGAGACATGGCTGCCCTCACG GACGCCTGCAAGAAGCTCCACGCCGCCATTGATAAGGTCGACGAGTCGAGGTACGACACCGAGATCAAAGTGCTGAAAGCCGACAAAGAG ATTGAGGATCTGAAGCTGAAGGTGATCGACCTGGCTGGAGTGAAGAAACCCGCCCTGAAGAAAGTGCGCATGTCAGCAGACGCCATGCTGCAGGCTCTGCTGGGCTCCAAACACAAGGTGACCATGGACCTGAGGGCCAACCTGAAGCAGGTCAAGAAGGAGGTGAAAGAGGAG CCTGCAGACGTTGGCGACTGGCGTAAAAACATCGAGGACAAAGCCGACAGGAAGAAGATGTTCGAGAGCTCCTAA
- the LOC112847396 gene encoding troponin I, fast skeletal muscle, giving the protein MSEKKMTSSRRHHLKSLILQIAMNWIEQEKKETDVAKEAYMAEHCPPPDLSGDQAALMEVCKKLHAAIDKIDEERYDAEAKVQKADKEIEDLKIKVVDLRGVKKPALKKVRMSADTMLQALLGSKHKVTMDLRANLKQVKKEVKEEPTEAVGDWRKNIEDKADRKKMFEAS; this is encoded by the exons ATGTCTGA GAAAAAGATGACTTCCAGCCGCAGGCATCATCTCAAG AGCTTGATCCTGCAGATTGCTATGAACTGGATCGAGCAGGAGAAAAAGGAAACCGACGTGGCCAAAGAGGCCTACATGGCCGAGCACTGTCCTCCCCCAGACTTGAGCGGAGACCAGGCCGCCCTGATG GAAGTCTGCAAGAAGCTTCACGCCGCCATCGACAAGATCGATGAGGAGAGGTACGACGCCGAAGCCAAGGTGCAAAAGGCTGACAAAGAG ATTGAAGACCTGAAGATCAAAGTTGTGGACCTGAGAGGAGTGAAGAAGCCTGCCCTGAAGAAAGTGCGTATGTCTGCTGACACCATGCTGCAGGCTCTGCTGGGCTCCAAACACAAGGTGACCATGGACCTGAGGGCCAACCTGAAGCAGGTCAAGAAAGAGGTCAAGGAGGAG CCTACAGAAGCGGTGGGTGACTGGCGTAAGAACATTGAGGACAAAGCTGACAGGAAGAAGATGTTCGAGGCCTCCTAA